In Musa acuminata AAA Group cultivar baxijiao unplaced genomic scaffold, Cavendish_Baxijiao_AAA HiC_scaffold_629, whole genome shotgun sequence, the following are encoded in one genomic region:
- the LOC135662553 gene encoding DNA-directed RNA polymerase subunit beta: protein MLRNDGNEGMSTIPGFSQIQFEGFCRFINEGLTEEFHKFPKIEDTDQEIEFKLFVERYQLVEPLINERDAVYESLTYSSELYVPAGLIWKTGRDMQEQTVFIGNIPLMNSLGTFIVNGIYRIVINQILQSPGIYYRSELDHNGISVYTSTIISDWGGRSELEIDRKARIWARVSRKQKISILILSSAMGSNLREILDNVCYPEIFLSFPNDKEKKKIGSKENAILEFYQQFACVGGDPVFSESLCKELQKKFFQQRCELGRIGRRNMNRRLNLDIPQNNTFLLPRDVLAAADHLIGIKFGMGTLDDMNHLKNKRIRSIADLLQDQFGLALVRLENAVRGTICGAIRHKLIPTPQNLVTSTSLTTTYESFFGLHPLSQVLDRTNPLTQIVHGRKLSYLGPGGLTGRTASFRIRDIHPSHYGRICPIDTSEGINVGLIGSLAIHVRIGHWGSIESPFYEISERSKEAQIVYLSPNRDEYYMVAAGNSLALNRGIQEEQVVPARYRQEFLTIAWEQIHLRSIFPFQYFSIGASLIPFIEHNDANRALMSSNMQRQAVPLSQSERCIVGTGLERQTALDSGVSAIAEHEGKIIYTDPHKIILSSNGDTTISISIPLVIYQRSNKNTCMHQKPQVPRGKCIKKGQILADGAATVGGELALGKNVLVAYMPWEGYNSEDAVLISERLVYEDIYTSFHIRKYEIQTHVTSQGPERITKEIPHLEAHLLRNLDRNGVVMLGSWVETGDILVGKLTPQTANESSYAPEDRLLRAILGIQVSTAKETSLKLPIGGRGRVIDVRWIRKKGGSCYNSEMIRVYISQKREIKVGDKVAGRHGNKGIISKILPRQDMPYLQDGTPVDMVFNPLGVPSRMNVGQIFECSLGLAGDLLKRHYRIAPFDERYEQEASRKLVFSELYEASKQTKNPWVFEPEYPGKSRIFDGRTGNPFEQPVLIGKSYILKLIHQVDDKIHGRSSGHYALVTQQPLRGRAKQGGQRVGEMEVWALEGFGVAHILQEMLTYKSDHIRARQEVLGATIIGGRVSNPEDAPESFRLLVRELRSLALELNHFLVSEKNFQINRKEA, encoded by the coding sequence ATGCTCCGGAATGATGGAAATGAGGGAATGTCCACAATACCTGGATTTAGTCAGATCCAATTTGAGGGATTTTGTAGGTTCATTAATGAGGGCTTGACGGAAGAATTTCATAAGTTTCCAAAAATTGAAGATACAGATCAagaaattgaatttaaattatttgtggaaagatatcaattggtagaacccttgataaacgaaagagatgctgtgtatgaatcactcacatattcttctgaattatatgtacccgcgggattaatttggaaaaccggtagagatatgcaagaacaaaccgtttttattggaaacattcccctaatgaattccctgggaacctttatagtaaatggaatatacagaattgtgatcaatcaaatattgcaaagtcctggtatttactaccgttcagaattggaccataacggaatttctgtctataccagcacaataatatcagattggggaggaagatcggaattagaaattgatagaaaagcaaggatatgggcccgtgtaagtaggaaacaaaaaatatctattctaattctatcatcagctatgggttcgaatctaagagaaattctagataatgtttgttaccctgaaattttcttgtctttcccgaatgataaggagaaaaaaaagattgggtcaaaagaaaatgctattttgGAATTTTATCAACAATTTGCTTGTGTAGGCGGGGATCCGGTATTTTCTGAGTCTTTATGTAAAGAATTACAAAAGAAATTTTTTCAACAAAGATGTGAATtaggaaggattggtcgacgaaaTATGAACCGGAGACTGAATCTTGATATACCTCAGAACAATACATTTTTATTACCACGAGATGTATTGGCTGCTGCGGATCATTTGATCGGAATTAAATTTGGAATGGGTACACTTGACGATATGAATCACTTGAAAAATAAACGGATTCGTTCTATAGCGGATCTGTTACAGGATCAATTCGGACTGGCTCTTGTTCGTTTAGAAAATGCGGTTCGAGGAACTATATGTGGAGCAATTCGGCATAAATTGATACCGACTCCTCAAAATTTGGTAACTTCAACTTCATTAACAACCACTTATGAATCGTTTTTTGGCCTACATCCTTTATCTCAAGTTTTGGATCGAACTAATCCATTGACACAAATCGTTCATGGGCGAAAATTGAGTTATTTGGGTCCTGGAGGATTGACGGGGCGAACTGCTAGTTTTCGGATACGAGATATTCATCCTAGCCACTATGGACGTATTTGTCCAATTGACACGTCCGAAGGAATCAATGTTGGACTTATTGGATCCTTAGCCATTCATGTGAGGATTGGCCATTGGGGATCTATAGAGAGTCCATTTTATGAAATATCTGAAAGATCAAAAGAGGCACAGATAGTTTATTTATCACCAAATAGAGATGAATATTATATGGTAGCAGCGGGAAATTCTTTGGCCTTGAATCGGGGTATTCAGGAAGAACAGGTTGTTCCAGCCCGATACCGTCAAGAGTTCCTGACTATTGCATGGGAACAGATTCATCTTAGAAGTATTTTTCCCTTCCAATATTTTTCTATTGGAGCTTCCCTCATTCCTTTTATCGAGCATAATGATGCGAATCGGGCTTTAATGAGTTCTAATATGCAGCGCCAAGCAGTTCCGCTTTCTCAGTCCGAGAGGTGCATTGTTGGAACTGGACTGGAACGCCAAACGGCTCTGGATTCGGGGGTTTCCGCTATAGCCGAACACGAGGGAAAGATCATTTATACTGACCCTCACAAGATCATTTTATCAAGTAATGGGGACACTACTATAAGTATAAGTATTCCATTAGTTATCTATCAACGTTCCAACAAAAATACTTGTATGCATCAAAAACCTCAGGTTCCGCGGGGTAAATGCattaaaaaaggacaaattttagCGGACGGTGCGGCTACAGTTGGGGGGGAACTTGCTTTAGGAAAAAACGTATTAGTAGCTTATATGCCATGGGAGGGTTACAATTCTGAAGACGCAGTACTAATTAGCGAACGTCTGGTATATGAAGATATTTATACTTCTTTTCACATCCGGAAATATGAAATTCAGACTCATGTGACAAGCCAAGGACCTGAAAGAATCACTAAGGAAATACCACATCTAGAGGCTCATTTACTCCGCAATTTAGACAGAAATGGAGTTGTGATGCTGGGATCTTGggtagaaacaggtgatattttaGTAGGTAAATTAACACCTCAGACAGCAAACGAATCGTCGTATGCTCCAGAGGATAGATTATTACGAGCCATACTTGGAATTCAGGTATCCACTGCAAAAGAAACTTCTCTAAAACTACCTATAGGCGGAAGAGGTCGCGTTATTGATGTGAGATGGATCCGGAAAAAGGGGGGTTCCTGTTATAATTCAGAAATGATTCGTGTATATATTTCACAGAAACGTGAAATCAAAGTAGGTGATAAAGTAGCTGGAAGACATGGGAATAAGGgtatcatttcaaaaattttgcCTAGACAAGATATGCCCTATTTGCAAGATGGAACACCTGTTGATATGGTCTTCAACCCATTAGGAGTACCATCACGAATGAATGTGGGACAGATATTTGAATGCTCGCTCGGGTTAGCGGGGGATCTGCTAAAGAGACATTATAGAATAGCACCTTTTGATGAGAGATATGAGCAAGAGGCTTCGAGAAAACTAGTGTTTTCCGAATTATATGAAGCCAGTAAGCAAACAAAAAATCCATGGGTATTTGAACCCGAATATCCGGGAAAAAGCAGAATATTTGATGGAAGAACAGGAAATCCTTTTGAACAACCTGTTCTAATAGGAAAgtcctatattttaaaattaattcatcAAGTTGATGATAAAATCCATGGACGTTCTAGTGGACATTACGCACTTGTTACACAACAACCCCTTAGAGGAAGGGCGAAGCAAGGGGGACAACGAGTAGGGGAAATGGAAGTTTGGGCTCTAGAGGGATTTGGTGTTGCTCATATTTTACAAGAGATGCTTACTTATAAATCTGATCATATTAGAGCTCGTCAAGAAGTACTTGGTGCTACgatcattggaggaagagtatctAACCCAGAAGATGCTCCAGAATCTTTTCGATTGCTCGTTCGAGAACTACGATCTTTAGCTCTAGAACTGAATCATTTCCTTGTATCTGAGAAGAACTTCCAGATTAATAGGAAGGAAGCTTGA